A single genomic interval of Acidobacteriota bacterium harbors:
- a CDS encoding NADH-quinone oxidoreductase subunit M, whose product MEKIPILSLITFLPLAGALILIFINRNRENLIRYFSFAISLLNFIVSLKLYINFNPGLSSFQFQEEYSWIGMGINYTMGIDGLSLFLVLLTTFLMPISFLCSWTAIEDRVKEFNVFMLLLSTGMIGVFVSLNLFLFYVFWEVTLIPMYFLIGIWGTGRKIYVTIKFILFTMLGSLLMLVSFFVLYSIYYKATGSFSLDFQDLSRLILSPSVQIWLFLGFSISFAIKVPLFPFHTWLPDAHTEAPTAGSVLLAGVLLKMGAYGFIRFAFTLFPDALMICRSYIVLLSLVGIIYGGLMALAQKDVKRLVAYSSVSHMGMVMLGLLSLNRESVEGAIYQMLSHGISTGGLFLVVGFLYEKAHTRIIDEFGGLSKQLPLFSAIFVIIMLSSIGLPGLNGFIGEFLILIGVFKVNVVWTALGATGIILSVAYLLWAFQRVMQGKIKNERFFNFKDLNLRELFYFLPIIFFIFWMGIYPNFILKRTENTISKILNDIKYHEKIVVEDLSKKIKFINMN is encoded by the coding sequence ATGGAAAAAATTCCAATTTTAAGCTTGATAACTTTTTTGCCTTTAGCAGGAGCATTAATTCTTATATTTATAAACCGAAATAGAGAAAATTTAATAAGATATTTTTCTTTTGCAATTTCTCTTTTAAATTTTATAGTATCTTTAAAACTATACATAAATTTTAATCCTGGGTTATCCAGTTTTCAGTTTCAGGAAGAATACTCATGGATAGGAATGGGAATAAATTATACGATGGGAATCGATGGGCTGAGTCTCTTTCTTGTGTTACTTACTACTTTCCTGATGCCCATTTCTTTTCTTTGTTCATGGACAGCTATAGAAGATAGAGTTAAAGAATTTAACGTATTCATGCTTTTACTTTCAACAGGTATGATTGGGGTATTTGTATCTCTGAATTTATTTCTTTTTTATGTATTCTGGGAGGTCACCCTGATTCCCATGTATTTTCTCATAGGAATCTGGGGAACAGGGAGAAAAATTTATGTAACAATAAAGTTTATATTATTCACCATGTTAGGAAGTCTTTTAATGCTCGTTTCATTTTTTGTCCTTTATTCTATTTACTATAAAGCAACAGGAAGTTTTTCTCTTGATTTTCAGGATTTATCAAGGTTGATATTAAGCCCTTCAGTTCAAATATGGTTATTTCTTGGTTTCTCTATATCTTTTGCGATTAAGGTTCCATTGTTTCCATTTCATACATGGCTTCCTGATGCTCATACTGAGGCTCCAACTGCTGGTTCTGTTCTGTTAGCAGGTGTTTTATTAAAGATGGGAGCATATGGATTTATAAGATTTGCCTTTACTTTATTTCCAGATGCTTTAATGATATGCAGATCTTACATTGTTCTTTTAAGTTTAGTGGGAATCATATATGGAGGTTTAATGGCTCTTGCTCAGAAGGATGTAAAAAGACTCGTAGCTTATTCTTCAGTTAGCCACATGGGAATGGTTATGCTTGGACTTCTAAGCCTAAACAGAGAGTCGGTTGAAGGAGCTATTTATCAAATGTTGAGCCATGGAATAAGTACAGGAGGTCTTTTTTTGGTAGTTGGGTTTCTTTATGAGAAAGCTCATACAAGAATAATAGATGAATTTGGAGGTCTTTCAAAACAACTACCTTTGTTTTCAGCAATTTTTGTAATAATAATGCTGTCTTCTATAGGTCTTCCTGGGTTAAACGGGTTCATAGGAGAATTTTTAATATTGATTGGAGTATTTAAAGTAAATGTAGTCTGGACAGCTTTAGGAGCTACCGGGATTATTCTATCAGTTGCATATCTTCTCTGGGCCTTTCAAAGAGTAATGCAGGGAAAAATTAAAAATGAAAGATTTTTTAATTTTAAAGATTTGAATTTGAGAGAACTTTTTTATTTTTTGCCCATAATTTTCTTCATATTCTGGATGGGAATCTATCCCAATTTCATCCTGAAAAGGACAGAGAATACAATATCTAAAATCCTAAATGACATAAAATATCATGAAAAGATTGTGGTAGAAGATTTAAGTAAAAAAATCAAATTTATAAACATGAATTAA
- the nuoL gene encoding NADH-quinone oxidoreductase subunit L codes for MNLENIFWIIPVFPGLSTIFLAIFNRYLKKIYVSYIACVSVFLSFIFSLVSLVLILKIPVDKYPVIKVLYTWIKAGDFQAPISFQFDPLSAVMCLVVTGVGLLIHIYSIGYMGEDRGYGRYFTYLNLFTFSMLILVLSSNLALMFVGWEGVGLCSYLLIGFWYEKDSASNAGKKAFIVTRIGDFGFLLGILLTYFTFGSLEFLQIEKEILSGEIGKGVSITISLLLFCGAVGKSAQIPLYVWLPDAMEGPTPVSALIHAATMVVAGVYMVSRMNSLFTFSEVSLLVVAVVGGVTALYSATMALVQNDIKRILAYSTISQIGYMFLGCGVASFSSGMFHLVTHAFFKSLLFLSAGSVIHSLSGEMNIERMGGMKRYLPLTFPSFLIGALSISGVPGLSGFFSKDEILLRVYQSGNLSLYILALITASLTSFYMFRLIFLVFYGEKRNDSHPHESPPVMTYPLLILSFLSLIGGYLGLPETLGGRNWFEEFLSPVIKLKNTHHSLSHQGEFLLMTLSSLAALTGILISWLFYIKKRNLPEILSQRFRRTYNLLYNKYFVDEIYNFIFVNPIVSGSRALWEKFDLGAIDWTVDHSASTTDKFSKILSGFQSGYFRDYGFLILLGMISILSFWLMY; via the coding sequence ATGAATTTAGAGAATATTTTCTGGATAATTCCTGTTTTTCCTGGTCTTTCTACAATTTTCCTGGCTATTTTTAATAGATATTTAAAAAAAATCTATGTATCTTATATAGCATGTGTTTCAGTTTTTTTATCTTTTATTTTTTCTCTCGTCTCCTTGGTTTTGATTTTAAAAATCCCTGTAGATAAATATCCTGTTATTAAAGTCTTATACACATGGATCAAAGCAGGAGACTTTCAAGCCCCTATATCCTTCCAATTCGACCCCCTCTCAGCAGTGATGTGCCTTGTTGTCACAGGAGTAGGATTACTCATTCACATATACTCCATTGGATATATGGGAGAGGATAGAGGATACGGAAGGTATTTCACCTATTTAAACCTTTTCACCTTCTCTATGTTAATTCTTGTCCTCTCCTCAAACTTAGCATTGATGTTTGTAGGATGGGAAGGAGTTGGACTATGCTCTTACCTCCTCATTGGATTCTGGTATGAGAAAGATTCTGCCTCAAATGCAGGAAAAAAAGCATTCATAGTTACAAGAATAGGGGATTTTGGTTTCCTTCTGGGAATTCTTCTCACATACTTCACCTTTGGTTCTCTGGAGTTTCTTCAGATAGAGAAAGAGATTCTCTCTGGAGAGATAGGAAAAGGAGTATCCATCACAATATCCCTTCTTCTTTTCTGTGGGGCTGTAGGAAAATCAGCCCAGATTCCCCTCTATGTCTGGTTACCAGATGCCATGGAAGGACCAACTCCTGTCTCTGCACTCATTCATGCAGCCACAATGGTTGTTGCAGGAGTTTACATGGTTTCAAGAATGAATTCTCTTTTTACATTCTCTGAAGTCTCTCTTTTAGTTGTTGCAGTTGTAGGTGGTGTAACTGCCCTTTACTCTGCCACAATGGCACTGGTTCAAAATGACATAAAGAGAATCCTCGCCTATTCCACAATCTCCCAGATAGGTTATATGTTTTTAGGATGTGGTGTTGCCTCTTTCTCCTCTGGAATGTTTCACCTTGTAACCCATGCATTCTTCAAATCACTCCTTTTTCTCTCTGCTGGCTCAGTGATTCACTCCCTTTCTGGTGAAATGAATATTGAGAGGATGGGAGGAATGAAGAGATACCTTCCACTCACATTTCCATCATTTCTCATAGGAGCCCTTTCCATATCCGGTGTCCCTGGTCTATCTGGTTTTTTCTCAAAAGATGAAATACTCCTAAGAGTTTATCAAAGTGGAAACCTCTCTCTCTACATCCTTGCTCTTATAACAGCCTCCCTCACCTCCTTCTACATGTTTAGACTCATATTTTTAGTATTCTACGGAGAAAAAAGAAATGATTCCCATCCCCATGAATCTCCTCCTGTCATGACTTATCCCCTCCTCATCCTCTCTTTTCTCTCCCTCATAGGAGGATATCTTGGTCTTCCAGAGACACTTGGAGGGAGAAACTGGTTTGAAGAGTTTCTCTCACCAGTTATAAAGCTGAAAAACACTCACCACTCCCTCTCCCATCAGGGAGAGTTCCTCCTCATGACTCTTTCCTCCTTAGCAGCACTAACTGGAATACTTATCTCATGGCTCTTTTACATAAAGAAAAGAAACCTCCCAGAGATACTCTCCCAGAGATTCAGAAGAACATACAACCTCCTTTACAATAAGTATTTTGTTGATGAGATTTACAATTTTATTTTTGTGAATCCGATTGTTTCTGGATCAAGGGCTCTGTGGGAAAAGTTTGATTTAGGAGCGATAGATTGGACTGTTGACCATTCTGCTTCAACCACTGATAAATTCAGCAAAATTTTGAGTGGGTTTCAATCAGGTTATTTCCGCGATTATGGATTTTTAATTCTTCTGGGTATGATTTCAATTTTGAGTTTCTGGCTTATGTATTGA
- a CDS encoding NADH-quinone oxidoreductase subunit J: MLFQENLQALSLTLGSSINIIHYQLMNYILFFLFSFISIGSIIAIIFINNTLYNALLLVLSFLGIAGFYALLSSPFLSVIQIIIYAGAIMILFIFAIMLIDIRKKEEIKLRFTNKLSIILAISFFILLSIPVASLIFPRPEIEGNQYGNVDLIGEFLFKDFLYPFEITSILIIVALIGGIILSKKKI; this comes from the coding sequence ATGCTTTTTCAAGAAAATTTACAGGCACTTTCCTTGACACTGGGAAGTTCAATTAATATAATTCACTATCAATTGATGAACTATATATTATTTTTTTTATTTTCATTTATTTCAATCGGATCAATCATAGCAATTATATTTATAAATAATACTTTATACAACGCACTCCTCTTAGTCCTTTCTTTTCTCGGAATAGCCGGGTTTTATGCATTGCTTTCATCTCCTTTTCTCTCTGTAATTCAGATAATTATCTATGCTGGAGCGATAATGATATTGTTTATATTTGCAATAATGTTGATTGATATAAGAAAAAAAGAAGAAATAAAGCTAAGGTTTACAAATAAGCTTTCTATTATTCTTGCCATATCTTTCTTTATTTTGTTATCGATTCCAGTGGCATCTCTTATCTTTCCCCGGCCAGAAATTGAAGGAAACCAATATGGAAATGTTGATCTAATAGGAGAATTTCTTTTTAAGGATTTCCTCTATCCTTTTGAAATCACCTCAATTTTAATAATTGTTGCTCTGATTGGAGGAATTATTCTTTCGAAGAAAAAAATATGA
- a CDS encoding response regulator, translating into MEKILVVDDERDILEILKYNLEKENYQVITETDGNSALRVAKEKKPNLIILDIMLPGINGIELCKILKNDEKTKDIPIIMLTVKSEEIDKVLALEIGADDYVTKPFSVRELLARIKAVLRRTAKKEKIKENEILNFKDIVIDPLKYEVFVNNKLINLTNKEFKLLYFLAQNKGFLLSREKLLEKVWGIDAEVETRTVDVHVRRLREKLGDSREHIVTVRSLGYKFI; encoded by the coding sequence ATGGAAAAAATATTGGTAGTGGATGATGAGAGAGACATTCTCGAAATATTAAAATACAATCTTGAAAAAGAAAACTATCAGGTAATTACTGAAACGGATGGGAATTCTGCTCTTAGAGTTGCAAAAGAGAAAAAGCCTAATTTAATAATTCTTGACATTATGCTTCCAGGAATAAACGGAATTGAGCTATGTAAAATTTTAAAAAACGATGAGAAAACAAAAGATATTCCCATAATCATGCTTACTGTAAAAAGCGAAGAAATCGATAAAGTTCTTGCCCTTGAAATAGGAGCTGATGATTATGTTACAAAACCCTTCAGTGTAAGGGAATTACTGGCGAGAATTAAGGCAGTATTAAGAAGAACAGCCAAAAAGGAAAAAATAAAAGAAAATGAAATTTTAAATTTCAAAGACATAGTTATCGATCCATTAAAATATGAAGTTTTTGTCAATAATAAACTGATAAATCTCACTAATAAAGAATTTAAATTGTTATACTTTCTTGCTCAAAATAAAGGATTTCTTCTGAGTCGAGAAAAATTGTTAGAGAAAGTCTGGGGAATTGATGCTGAAGTTGAAACAAGGACAGTTGATGTTCATGTAAGAAGATTAAGAGAGAAATTAGGAGATTCAAGAGAACATATAGTTACAGTTAGATCTCTTGGGTACAAATTTATTTAG
- a CDS encoding NADH-quinone oxidoreductase subunit N, with amino-acid sequence MNILALSPFIYVLILSFVLLLLDVFIKDDKKEFLGYVSIALLIMAGIVIVYTLWNKNVSFFEKGILLDNFSLFSFCLLFYSLLFVIFVSIKYLTYQEINFGEYYSILVISLLGMMLMVSSDDLIVILLGLEILAIGSYTLSNIRREDERSAEAGTKFFMLGAFSSAFIIMGIVLLYGIIKSTKISVIFSSINLAPYFLIGFGLVLVGFGFKLTLVPFHSWAPDVFEGAPTPVTTFLSVSPKIAGFAVLLRIFTKFSFELDQKFILDTLWVISSVTMIWGNIAALRQSNLKRMLAYSSIAHSGYILVGIMNLKAKGDWSLLFYLLAYLFMNVGAFASLISLTGKKKEYCELEDLCGIGYRYPWIGGFFSLFLLSLAGFPPTGGFLAKFYLFSSAVRNDYIILVIIAIITTLISVYYYLRVIVFMYMKEEIREIHIELENPPLILTLFLCALGVLQLGIFPGRILYWIQKAIIL; translated from the coding sequence ATGAACATACTTGCATTATCTCCTTTCATCTATGTATTAATTTTATCTTTTGTTTTGCTTCTTTTAGATGTTTTCATAAAAGATGATAAAAAAGAATTTCTGGGATATGTATCGATTGCACTCCTTATAATGGCAGGGATAGTTATTGTTTATACATTATGGAATAAAAATGTTTCTTTTTTTGAGAAAGGGATTTTACTTGATAATTTTTCTCTTTTTTCATTTTGTTTGCTGTTCTATTCACTCCTTTTTGTAATATTTGTATCAATTAAGTATTTAACCTACCAGGAGATAAATTTCGGAGAATATTATTCCATATTGGTGATTTCTCTTCTGGGAATGATGCTGATGGTCTCATCAGATGACCTGATAGTGATTCTTTTAGGACTTGAGATTTTAGCAATTGGAAGCTACACTCTTTCAAATATCAGAAGAGAGGATGAAAGGTCCGCTGAAGCAGGAACAAAATTTTTTATGCTCGGAGCATTTTCATCCGCTTTTATAATTATGGGTATCGTGCTTCTTTACGGGATTATAAAATCAACAAAAATATCAGTAATTTTCAGTTCGATTAATTTAGCTCCATATTTTCTTATTGGCTTTGGATTAGTACTTGTTGGATTCGGGTTTAAATTAACCCTTGTCCCATTCCATTCTTGGGCTCCTGATGTTTTCGAAGGAGCTCCAACACCAGTAACAACTTTTCTTTCAGTTTCTCCAAAGATTGCGGGATTTGCTGTGCTTTTAAGAATCTTTACCAAGTTTTCTTTTGAACTCGATCAAAAATTTATTTTGGATACTCTATGGGTTATTTCCTCAGTTACAATGATATGGGGCAACATAGCTGCATTAAGACAGAGTAATTTGAAGAGAATGCTCGCTTATTCAAGTATAGCTCATTCAGGATATATCTTAGTTGGTATAATGAACCTTAAAGCAAAAGGAGATTGGTCTCTTCTATTTTACCTTTTAGCATACCTTTTCATGAACGTGGGAGCTTTTGCATCTTTAATTTCGCTAACTGGAAAAAAGAAAGAATATTGTGAACTTGAGGATTTATGCGGAATTGGCTACAGATATCCCTGGATTGGGGGTTTTTTCTCTTTGTTTCTCCTATCCCTTGCAGGATTTCCTCCTACAGGAGGATTTTTAGCAAAATTTTATTTATTTTCTTCTGCAGTTAGAAATGATTATATAATTCTTGTCATAATTGCGATAATTACAACTCTGATATCAGTTTATTATTATTTAAGAGTTATTGTATTTATGTATATGAAGGAAGAGATAAGAGAAATTCACATTGAGCTTGAAAACCCACCATTAATCCTCACCCTATTTTTATGCGCCCTCGGAGTCCTTCAGCTTGGAATTTTTCCAGGAAGGATTCTTTACTGGATTCAGAAAGCTATAATTCTATAA
- the nuoK gene encoding NADH-quinone oxidoreductase subunit NuoK — translation MIPLSYFIFVSFLLFSLGIIMFFLKKDLIAILMAIEIMLNASNLCLLSFSRYNSIPRGQVIALFIITIAAAEAVIGLAIILNLSRVKKGIRADEDVNLLKG, via the coding sequence ATGATCCCTTTGTCCTATTTCATTTTTGTGAGTTTTTTACTTTTTTCTTTGGGAATAATCATGTTTTTTTTAAAAAAAGATTTGATCGCTATATTAATGGCTATTGAAATAATGTTAAATGCTTCAAACCTCTGTTTACTCTCTTTTTCAAGATATAATTCAATTCCCCGAGGGCAGGTGATCGCATTATTTATAATAACAATTGCAGCGGCAGAAGCAGTCATAGGACTTGCTATTATCCTCAATCTTTCTCGAGTTAAAAAGGGAATCAGGGCTGATGAGGATGTTAACTTACTGAAAGGATGA
- a CDS encoding alpha-amylase/4-alpha-glucanotransferase domain-containing protein, with protein sequence MKKLFLSLLIHNHQPVENFSSVVHDAYRKAYLPFLKVLEKHPGIKLSLHYSGWLFDFLLKNFKELELLLKKLLKRKQIELISGGFYEPILSSITSEDAENQIRKLNNFIEERFGIIPEGFWVAERVWEPSDVEVIVRSGLKFTVLDETHFLLSGLKREDLNGYFITEHNGYSMNVFPSSEKLRYLIPFHPVEEVIDYLRYVFKERNFQFTSMGDDGEKFGVWPNTYRLCYEKKWLENFFEKIEKSSDWIETIKFSDIIKNFPAKDRIYFPTASYFEMMEWALSSDAQKKLIETKEILKNSGREDLLPFVRGGFWRLFLVKYYESNYMHKRMLGLSHKFKEIKKTRKKLFIFTKAYDSLLKSQSNDFYWHGIFGGLYLPHLRTVFFRNLLEAEYLIEKIENKSKDKWSYVEENDIDCDLKKEIMVRTQGFSIVFKPDEGGSVVEISYKLKKFNLINSLKRREEIYHSKIVRNPLSKNQEKIETIHGKDIKNEEGLKKFIIFDKNLRNCFISHIFPPDFSFSDFRKNNYEPVGPYGWETHRKKDFILIKMLSKENNRIEKEFRISKSEPLIEFVQKFKTQHGQNTRSGEGIFGVEFNFNFLAPDSTDRNLIIDNNKFRLDLTGERNDVEKIEFEDLWLGIRLKIFLEKPLNLWVYPVETVSLSERGIEKIFQGTCLFLYSLEPIIGIKLAIKKI encoded by the coding sequence ATGAAAAAACTTTTCTTAAGTCTTCTTATCCATAATCACCAGCCTGTAGAAAATTTTTCTTCAGTTGTTCATGATGCTTATAGAAAAGCATATTTGCCGTTTCTAAAAGTGCTTGAAAAACATCCTGGAATCAAATTATCTCTTCATTACTCAGGATGGCTGTTTGATTTTCTTTTAAAAAATTTTAAAGAGTTAGAGTTATTATTAAAAAAGCTGCTTAAAAGAAAGCAGATAGAGCTGATTTCAGGGGGTTTCTATGAGCCAATTCTTTCTTCAATTACTTCAGAAGATGCAGAGAATCAGATTAGAAAGTTGAACAATTTTATAGAAGAGAGGTTTGGAATAATTCCTGAGGGGTTCTGGGTAGCAGAAAGAGTTTGGGAGCCTTCTGATGTAGAGGTAATTGTAAGAAGTGGATTAAAATTTACGGTTCTTGATGAGACTCATTTTTTGCTCTCTGGATTGAAGAGGGAAGATTTAAATGGATATTTTATTACTGAACACAATGGATATAGTATGAATGTTTTTCCCAGCTCTGAAAAGCTGAGATATTTAATCCCTTTCCATCCTGTTGAAGAAGTTATCGATTATCTGCGTTATGTATTTAAAGAAAGAAATTTCCAATTTACATCGATGGGTGATGATGGTGAGAAATTTGGGGTATGGCCTAACACGTACAGACTCTGTTATGAAAAAAAATGGCTGGAGAATTTCTTTGAAAAAATTGAAAAAAGTTCTGACTGGATTGAAACGATAAAATTTTCTGATATCATCAAGAATTTTCCCGCAAAAGACCGAATTTATTTTCCAACTGCTTCTTATTTTGAAATGATGGAATGGGCTCTTTCTTCAGATGCTCAGAAAAAATTAATAGAAACAAAAGAAATTTTAAAGAATTCAGGAAGAGAGGATCTTCTGCCTTTTGTGAGAGGAGGGTTCTGGAGATTGTTTTTAGTAAAATATTATGAATCGAATTATATGCATAAAAGAATGCTCGGTCTGAGTCATAAATTTAAAGAAATAAAAAAAACCAGAAAAAAATTATTTATTTTTACTAAGGCATATGACAGTTTATTGAAGAGCCAGTCCAATGATTTTTACTGGCACGGAATCTTTGGTGGATTGTATTTGCCCCATCTGAGAACTGTTTTTTTCAGAAATCTCTTAGAGGCTGAATACCTGATAGAGAAGATAGAGAATAAAAGCAAGGATAAATGGTCATATGTGGAAGAGAATGATATTGATTGTGATTTAAAGAAAGAGATAATGGTGAGAACTCAGGGTTTTTCAATTGTATTTAAACCAGATGAAGGTGGAAGTGTTGTGGAAATAAGTTACAAGCTAAAAAAATTCAATTTGATAAACTCATTGAAGAGAAGAGAAGAAATTTATCATTCTAAAATTGTGAGGAATCCTTTATCGAAAAACCAGGAAAAGATAGAGACAATCCATGGGAAAGATATTAAAAATGAAGAGGGACTTAAAAAATTCATTATATTCGATAAAAATCTCAGAAATTGTTTTATATCACACATATTTCCTCCTGATTTTTCTTTTTCCGATTTCAGAAAAAACAATTATGAACCGGTTGGACCCTATGGATGGGAAACCCACAGGAAAAAAGATTTTATTCTGATTAAAATGCTCTCAAAAGAAAATAACAGGATTGAAAAAGAATTTAGAATTAGCAAATCAGAACCACTTATAGAATTTGTTCAGAAATTTAAAACCCAACATGGTCAAAATACCAGATCAGGAGAAGGCATTTTTGGAGTAGAATTTAATTTTAATTTTTTAGCTCCGGATTCAACAGACAGAAATTTAATTATTGACAATAATAAATTTCGTCTTGACCTGACCGGAGAAAGAAATGATGTAGAAAAAATTGAATTTGAAGATCTATGGTTGGGAATAAGACTCAAAATTTTTCTGGAAAAACCTTTAAATCTGTGGGTCTATCCAGTTGAAACAGTATCTCTATCAGAAAGAGGAATAGAAAAGATATTTCAGGGTACATGCCTTTTCCTTTATTCATTAGAGCCAATTATCGGGATTAAATTAGCAATAAAGAAAATTTAG
- a CDS encoding ATP-binding protein, whose translation MINYNREIIYIKRNLEEKIKKYLETREIIAIVGPRQSGKTTLMKQIFLTLPSPSVFLDFEDRETLSLFQQDIKTFAKMYVGGKKFIFIDEFQYAENGGKLLKYLYDHSPAKFLISGSSSIDITVKTVKYLTGRIFVFELLPLNFDEFLHYKNDEIYRNFYLPLKENVRVGKLEREKLPDEIHKKIMEFYEEFVLWGGYPRVHISEDSEEREMVLQNIINTYLLRDIRGLLQLSTEYNLQRLIKSLAFQISNLIQYNELSQTSDLPHISLKKHLKILEQTYITIFSYPFYTNKRLELVKNPKIYFLDTGLRNSLIKDFKPLSSRTDKGFLVENVIATEIYKNGSPLHFWRTKSKAEVDFIIEKGKERISIEVKSSIKTKAGKSLISFIDKYSPERIFVLYPGNVNKIIYNKKEIYFLPYYFL comes from the coding sequence ATGATTAATTATAACAGGGAAATAATTTATATAAAAAGAAATTTAGAAGAGAAAATTAAAAAATATCTTGAGACCCGTGAAATAATTGCAATTGTAGGACCAAGACAATCAGGGAAGACTACATTAATGAAACAAATATTTTTGACGTTACCTTCTCCTTCTGTTTTTCTTGATTTCGAAGATAGAGAAACTCTTTCTCTTTTCCAGCAGGACATAAAAACATTTGCTAAAATGTATGTGGGGGGAAAGAAATTCATTTTTATAGATGAGTTTCAATATGCTGAGAATGGAGGAAAACTTTTAAAATATCTTTATGATCATTCCCCAGCCAAATTTTTAATATCTGGCTCATCATCGATCGACATTACGGTAAAAACTGTTAAATATCTCACAGGAAGAATTTTTGTATTTGAACTTCTCCCTTTGAATTTTGATGAATTCCTTCATTATAAAAATGACGAAATTTATAGAAATTTTTATCTACCCTTAAAAGAGAATGTTCGAGTAGGAAAACTTGAGAGAGAAAAACTACCTGATGAAATACATAAAAAAATAATGGAGTTTTATGAAGAATTTGTTTTATGGGGAGGATATCCAAGGGTACATATTTCCGAAGATTCTGAAGAAAGGGAAATGGTTCTGCAAAACATAATTAATACATACCTTCTTAGAGATATAAGAGGACTTCTTCAGCTTTCAACAGAATATAATCTTCAAAGACTTATAAAATCACTTGCATTTCAAATTAGTAATTTAATTCAATATAATGAACTTTCACAGACCTCAGATCTTCCTCATATATCATTAAAAAAACACCTTAAAATTTTAGAACAAACATATATCACTATTTTTTCTTACCCATTTTATACAAATAAAAGACTTGAACTCGTAAAAAACCCAAAAATTTACTTTTTAGATACAGGTCTCAGAAATTCACTCATAAAAGATTTTAAGCCCCTTTCGAGCAGGACGGACAAGGGATTTCTTGTTGAAAATGTGATTGCAACAGAAATTTATAAAAATGGAAGTCCCCTCCATTTTTGGAGAACTAAATCTAAAGCTGAAGTTGATTTTATTATTGAAAAAGGAAAGGAAAGAATCTCAATTGAAGTAAAATCCTCAATAAAAACAAAAGCTGGTAAATCTCTAATTAGTTTTATTGATAAATATTCTCCTGAAAGGATTTTTGTGTTATATCCAGGAAATGTTAATAAAATTATTTACAATAAAAAAGAGATTTATTTTCTTCCATATTATTTTCTCTAA